In Collimonas arenae, a single genomic region encodes these proteins:
- the ftsB gene encoding cell division protein FtsB — MRLIAICLTLLLLLVQYPLWLGKGGWLRVWDMDQQVHTAHDKVAELKARNAKLDSEVHDLKEGTGAVEERARTELGMIKQDEIFIQILDPNGNPADAPAPPNPELTAVEKTVAVAVPEERAKKPQH, encoded by the coding sequence ATGCGCCTAATTGCAATTTGCCTGACTCTCCTTCTGTTGCTTGTCCAGTATCCGCTCTGGCTAGGCAAGGGCGGTTGGCTGCGCGTCTGGGATATGGATCAGCAGGTACATACTGCACACGACAAGGTCGCCGAATTAAAGGCTCGCAACGCCAAGCTGGATTCGGAAGTCCATGATTTGAAAGAGGGTACCGGCGCAGTTGAAGAACGTGCGCGGACTGAGTTGGGCATGATCAAGCAGGATGAGATTTTTATCCAGATTCTCGATCCAAACGGTAATCCGGCCGATGCGCCGGCACCGCCGAATCCAGAACTGACTGCCGTGGAGAAAACGGTGGCGGTTGCAGTGCCGGAGGAACGGGCCAAGAAACCGCAACATTGA